The following are from one region of the Phycisphaerales bacterium genome:
- the recG gene encoding ATP-dependent DNA helicase RecG: MTEQTLSLTSPLIELPGVGPRRARQLAALGLTNIGKLVAHLPARHEWHEPTRPIGELAEGEQGSAVGEITSTRMAGRFPKQRLQAKLTDDSGSIDLVWFNGGYLRKQIQPGVRLRVQGKVALYNHHPQMANPAFDVLPESEEAAAEATGELDRRLVPVYPAGEGLKSPAIAAAIASALPAALPLIDDHLTEEFRDHHALPELREAYRMQHTPADEDEVAVSRRRLAYDELLMLQLGVQLRRAELRQEGRAIALRTDAALHDRILSRLPYTPTPGQLAAMHELAGDLGQTTPANRLIQGDVGSGKTMVAAYAMLMAVATGHQAALMAPTEILAEQHERSLRAMLKNADVRISMLTGALNAAERQRVLADLAMGHTDIVVGTHALLTDVVKFKSLALAIIDEQHRFGVHQRAALREKAGKTIPHTLVMTATPIPRTLAISVLGDLDVTTIGDMPPGRKPVHTEHIPGPTRAWAYERLREHVGKGGLGFVVAPAIGDSTQQLELGGQSETDASKEPVVGVLDLIKELEAGPLAGLRLGLLHGKMPTAAREAVMERFRSGEIQVLVATTIVEVGVDVPGATCMVIEQADRFGLAQLHQLRGRVGRGGIPEGLRAECLLVAEPTTDVGTRRMKAIASTSDGFKLAEVDFALRGPGEMFGSRQSGALPLRVADLVRDAELLELARRDAQAWVALSPKLGNAEDAVLKRRVLRTVGEWLGLADVG; this comes from the coding sequence ATGACCGAGCAGACTCTGAGCCTGACCAGCCCGCTCATCGAGCTGCCCGGCGTGGGCCCCCGCCGGGCCAGGCAACTGGCTGCGCTCGGGCTGACCAACATCGGCAAGCTGGTCGCCCACCTGCCTGCCCGGCACGAATGGCACGAACCTACGCGGCCTATCGGCGAACTCGCGGAGGGCGAGCAGGGCTCGGCGGTGGGGGAGATCACCTCCACGCGGATGGCCGGCCGGTTTCCCAAGCAGCGGCTTCAGGCCAAGCTCACCGACGACAGCGGATCGATCGACCTTGTCTGGTTCAACGGCGGGTATCTTCGCAAGCAGATCCAGCCCGGCGTGCGGTTGCGTGTGCAGGGCAAGGTTGCCCTCTACAACCACCACCCGCAGATGGCCAACCCCGCCTTCGACGTGCTGCCCGAGTCCGAAGAAGCGGCCGCCGAGGCCACCGGCGAACTCGACCGCCGCCTCGTGCCCGTATACCCGGCCGGCGAGGGTCTGAAGAGCCCCGCCATCGCCGCCGCCATTGCGAGTGCGCTCCCCGCGGCGCTGCCGTTGATCGACGACCACCTGACCGAGGAGTTCCGCGACCACCACGCCCTGCCGGAGCTTCGCGAGGCGTATCGCATGCAGCACACGCCTGCGGACGAGGACGAGGTCGCCGTTTCGCGGCGTCGCCTCGCCTACGACGAGCTGCTCATGCTGCAACTGGGCGTGCAATTGCGGCGGGCCGAACTCCGCCAGGAGGGCCGGGCAATCGCGCTCCGAACAGACGCGGCGCTGCACGACCGCATCCTGTCGCGGCTGCCCTACACGCCCACGCCAGGCCAACTCGCCGCGATGCACGAACTCGCCGGCGACCTGGGCCAGACCACGCCGGCCAACCGGCTCATCCAGGGCGACGTCGGCTCGGGCAAGACAATGGTGGCCGCGTACGCGATGCTCATGGCGGTTGCGACCGGTCACCAGGCGGCGCTCATGGCGCCCACCGAGATCCTGGCTGAGCAGCACGAGCGATCGCTGCGCGCCATGTTGAAGAACGCGGACGTACGAATCTCGATGCTCACTGGCGCCCTCAACGCTGCCGAGCGACAACGTGTGCTGGCCGACCTCGCCATGGGGCACACCGACATCGTCGTGGGCACGCACGCGTTGCTGACAGATGTCGTGAAGTTCAAGAGTCTTGCACTTGCCATCATCGACGAGCAGCACCGCTTCGGCGTGCACCAGCGTGCCGCCCTGCGAGAGAAGGCCGGCAAGACGATTCCCCACACGCTGGTCATGACCGCCACGCCCATCCCACGCACGCTGGCCATCAGCGTGCTGGGCGACCTGGACGTCACCACCATCGGCGACATGCCCCCGGGCCGCAAGCCCGTGCACACCGAGCACATCCCCGGCCCGACGCGTGCGTGGGCGTACGAGCGGCTGCGCGAGCACGTCGGTAAGGGTGGGCTGGGTTTCGTGGTCGCGCCCGCAATCGGCGACAGCACCCAACAGCTCGAATTGGGCGGCCAGAGCGAGACGGACGCCAGCAAGGAACCGGTCGTCGGCGTGCTCGACCTCATCAAGGAACTCGAAGCCGGGCCGCTGGCGGGTCTGCGCCTCGGCTTGCTGCACGGCAAGATGCCCACCGCTGCGCGTGAGGCGGTCATGGAGCGCTTCCGTAGCGGCGAGATTCAGGTATTGGTCGCCACCACGATCGTTGAGGTCGGCGTTGACGTGCCGGGTGCCACATGCATGGTCATCGAACAAGCCGATCGATTCGGCCTTGCCCAACTCCATCAGCTTCGCGGCCGAGTCGGGCGCGGCGGTATTCCAGAGGGCCTGCGCGCCGAGTGCCTGCTGGTGGCCGAGCCCACGACCGACGTGGGTACGCGCCGCATGAAGGCCATCGCGAGCACCAGCGACGGCTTCAAGCTTGCCGAGGTCGACTTCGCCCTGCGCGGTCCGGGCGAGATGTTCGGCTCGCGGCAATCGGGCGCCTTGCCCTTGCGGGTGGCCGACCTGGTGCGCGACGCAGAGCTGCTCGAACTGGCCCGCCGCGATGCGCAAGCGTGGGTCGCTCTATCCCCCAAACTGGGGAACGCTGAGGACGCGGTGCTTAAGCGGCGCGTGCTGCGGACCGTGGGCGAATGGCTCGGGCTTGCCGACGTGGGGTGA
- a CDS encoding DUF971 domain-containing protein → MTQEPAPTSLELDREKGLLVRWQDGAESFYPLAYLRRMSPSADMRQLRDEMQSNPLVVVPDSGSSSELRAVDAQLVGRYAIRVTFSDGHRTGIFSWDYLRSIDPAASEQEDAPG, encoded by the coding sequence ATGACCCAGGAACCCGCCCCCACCAGCCTGGAACTCGATCGCGAGAAGGGCCTCTTGGTACGCTGGCAGGACGGGGCCGAGTCGTTCTATCCGCTGGCCTACCTGCGCCGCATGTCTCCTTCGGCCGACATGCGCCAACTGCGCGATGAAATGCAGTCCAATCCGCTCGTGGTCGTGCCCGATAGCGGGTCGAGCTCCGAGCTCCGCGCCGTCGACGCCCAGCTCGTCGGTAGGTACGCCATCCGCGTGACGTTCTCCGACGGGCACCGCACCGGCATCTTCAGTTGGGACTACCTCCGCTCGATCGACCCGGCCGCGAGCGAGCAGGAAGACGCTCCAGGATGA
- the pyrF gene encoding orotidine-5'-phosphate decarboxylase — protein MQNDSAATEFDRTLHLAHARCGAPLCVGIDPVLEQLPAQFADGEPASRFEAFSKGVVEAIAPAASAVKFQSACYERLGAPGLIALEASIQAAREAGLAVILDAKRGDIGISARHYAAAAAGLGAHAITVNAYLGIETIEPYLEAGLAVFVLVRTSNPGSADVQDVPLRSGGTLAMHVGQLVAELGRSRPGVHAVVGATQHAQSAVLRAVMPDQLFLLPGLGAQGASVSDLCAFAKHPSHTGEDPTRGLLPTASRSVIYPAPGPSWFDGVAAAAAELNGHLRTAMAVPAGASVQ, from the coding sequence ATGCAAAACGATAGCGCCGCAACCGAGTTCGACCGCACGCTCCATCTCGCCCACGCCCGCTGCGGCGCTCCCCTTTGCGTCGGCATCGATCCGGTGCTGGAGCAGCTTCCCGCGCAATTCGCCGATGGCGAGCCCGCCTCGCGTTTCGAAGCGTTCTCCAAGGGCGTGGTCGAGGCCATTGCCCCCGCCGCCAGCGCGGTGAAGTTTCAGTCGGCCTGCTACGAGCGTTTGGGGGCGCCCGGCCTGATCGCACTGGAAGCAAGCATCCAGGCCGCTCGCGAGGCGGGGCTTGCGGTAATCCTGGACGCCAAGCGCGGAGACATCGGCATCTCGGCACGTCACTACGCCGCCGCGGCGGCGGGCCTGGGCGCCCACGCGATCACGGTGAATGCCTATCTGGGCATCGAGACCATCGAGCCCTACCTCGAGGCCGGCCTTGCCGTGTTCGTGCTGGTCAGGACGAGCAATCCGGGGTCGGCCGACGTGCAGGACGTGCCGTTGCGCTCCGGCGGCACCCTTGCCATGCACGTGGGCCAACTCGTGGCCGAACTCGGACGGTCGAGGCCAGGCGTTCACGCGGTCGTCGGGGCGACGCAGCACGCCCAATCGGCCGTGCTGCGGGCAGTGATGCCCGACCAGCTCTTCCTGTTGCCGGGGCTCGGGGCTCAGGGCGCGAGCGTCTCGGACCTTTGCGCTTTTGCGAAGCACCCGAGCCACACCGGCGAAGATCCGACGCGCGGGCTGCTGCCGACGGCCAGTCGATCGGTAATCTACCCGGCGCCGGGTCCGTCGTGGTTTGACGGCGTGGCCGCGGCTGCCGCCGAACTGAACGGCCACCTCCGTACCGCCATGGCCGTACCGGCCGGCGCTTCGGTTCAATAG
- a CDS encoding NADH-quinone oxidoreductase subunit I, with amino-acid sequence MTVPEQDILRIAPPPMTTTERLYVREVVVGFGTTMRHFFTSFGQGVLPGKNTNRTMQYPEVRREDLPVEEGGQNASNFRGVHRLNRDEEGRVKCVACMMCPTICPANCIHIVAEESPWDDREKYPKKFEIDELRCIFCGMCEEACPVDAIELTTEYDITGQSRQELIFDKEKLLHVYDVTIDKKPM; translated from the coding sequence ATGACCGTGCCAGAACAGGACATCCTGCGGATCGCACCCCCGCCCATGACGACCACCGAGCGGCTCTACGTCCGAGAGGTCGTGGTCGGCTTTGGCACCACGATGCGGCACTTCTTCACCAGCTTCGGCCAGGGCGTCCTGCCCGGCAAGAACACCAACCGCACCATGCAGTACCCCGAGGTGCGGCGGGAGGACCTCCCCGTAGAGGAGGGCGGCCAGAACGCCAGCAACTTCCGCGGCGTGCACCGCCTGAACCGCGATGAGGAAGGCCGCGTCAAGTGCGTGGCCTGCATGATGTGCCCGACCATCTGTCCGGCCAATTGCATCCACATCGTGGCCGAGGAGAGCCCCTGGGACGACCGCGAGAAGTACCCCAAGAAGTTCGAGATCGATGAGCTTCGCTGCATCTTCTGCGGCATGTGCGAAGAGGCCTGCCCCGTCGACGCCATCGAGCTCACGACCGAGTACGACATCACCGGCCAGAGCCGCCAGGAGCTGATCTTCGATAAGGAGAAGCTCCTGCACGTCTACGACGTGACCATCGACAAGAAGCCGATGTGA
- a CDS encoding small basic protein, which translates to MSLHSSLRTGGALVQKRSVLTRAERVAKLLAEKKMPKDEKRALGLPKVRVH; encoded by the coding sequence ATGAGCCTTCACAGTTCGCTTCGCACGGGTGGCGCCTTGGTTCAGAAGCGGTCGGTCCTTACGCGGGCCGAGCGAGTCGCCAAGCTGCTGGCCGAGAAGAAGATGCCCAAGGACGAAAAGAGGGCCCTGGGCCTTCCGAAGGTCCGCGTGCATTGA
- a CDS encoding pyridoxal phosphate-dependent aminotransferase: MDVRRLVTERAQAVDASGIRRIFQLGAQIEDPINLSIGQPDFPVPEPIKRAAIEAIEGDQNGYTQTQGIAPLREKLVGWLSRDLGWTFGGPGDPEVLVTSGTSGALFLAFMALVGPGDEAIIPNPYFVMYPHVATMCGGKAVRCDTYPDFRMTAERVEPLITDRTKLVLYNAPSNPAGVVGSVDECRELLELCRRKGVLLISDEIYDEFTFDDFESDAMVGEPGSPRCPSPARFLGAQDDVLVIRGFGKTYGVTGWRMGYAAGPAELMGHIAKFQQYTYVCAPSMAQHGCIAAMDVDMTETVRAYKQRRDSLVEALSQWTEVAVPGGAFYLFPRVPEGKTGTQFVEEAIARKLLVIPGGIFSDRDTHFRLSFASSPETIERGIKVLESLYAGV; encoded by the coding sequence ATGGATGTACGCCGCCTCGTAACCGAACGCGCCCAGGCCGTTGACGCCTCGGGCATCCGCCGAATCTTCCAACTCGGCGCCCAGATCGAAGACCCCATCAACCTGAGCATCGGGCAGCCGGACTTTCCGGTGCCCGAGCCGATCAAGCGCGCCGCGATCGAGGCGATCGAAGGCGATCAGAACGGCTATACGCAGACTCAGGGCATCGCGCCATTGCGCGAGAAACTCGTGGGCTGGCTGTCAAGGGACCTGGGCTGGACGTTCGGCGGCCCGGGTGACCCGGAGGTGCTGGTCACCAGTGGCACCAGCGGAGCCTTGTTTCTGGCGTTCATGGCGCTGGTCGGGCCGGGCGACGAGGCGATCATCCCGAACCCCTACTTCGTGATGTATCCGCACGTGGCCACAATGTGCGGCGGAAAGGCCGTGCGCTGCGACACGTATCCGGACTTCCGCATGACGGCCGAGCGTGTCGAGCCGCTGATCACCGACCGGACCAAGCTGGTGCTGTACAACGCGCCTTCGAACCCGGCGGGCGTGGTTGGCAGCGTGGATGAATGCCGAGAGTTGCTGGAGCTGTGCCGCCGCAAGGGCGTGCTGCTGATCAGCGACGAGATCTACGACGAATTCACGTTCGACGACTTCGAGTCCGACGCGATGGTGGGCGAGCCGGGCTCGCCCCGGTGCCCCTCGCCCGCACGGTTCCTGGGCGCTCAGGACGACGTGCTGGTCATCCGAGGCTTTGGCAAGACGTATGGCGTGACGGGCTGGCGGATGGGCTATGCCGCCGGGCCGGCCGAACTGATGGGCCACATCGCCAAGTTTCAGCAATACACATACGTGTGTGCGCCGTCGATGGCCCAGCATGGGTGCATCGCGGCGATGGACGTGGACATGACCGAGACCGTGCGCGCGTACAAGCAGCGTCGCGATTCGCTGGTCGAAGCCTTGAGCCAGTGGACGGAGGTGGCCGTGCCGGGCGGAGCGTTCTATCTGTTTCCCCGCGTGCCGGAAGGGAAGACCGGAACCCAGTTCGTCGAAGAGGCCATCGCCCGGAAGCTCCTGGTGATCCCCGGGGGCATCTTCAGCGACCGGGACACGCACTTCCGCCTGAGCTTTGCCTCGTCGCCCGAAACCATCGAACGGGGAATCAAGGTGCTGGAGTCGCTGTACGCGGGCGTCTAG
- a CDS encoding MoxR family ATPase, translating to MDADQSTPEATQAAAEKFRSDYAAVRDQVARVVVGQREIVDGLLTCLFTGGHALLEGVPGIGKTLMVRTLASALSLDFGRVQFTPDLMPADITGTTVIDEVKTEGGHVKRQFAFQRGPIFAQMVLADEINRATPKTQSALLEAMQERRVTVAGTTHELPAPFFVLATQNPIEQEGTYPLPEAQLDRFFFKLQVGYASREEMGEIIARTTGATHADAEPVLDSATILEHQKLVRRVAVTDRVRDYAIRMVLSTHPKGRDSDGRFATPMVNQYVRVGASPRAAQALILGAKCRALVDGRPSVAIEDVQAIALPALRHRIVVNFEAEAEGVHSDPIVENIVQTLPLEGG from the coding sequence ATGGACGCGGATCAATCCACGCCGGAAGCCACCCAGGCCGCTGCCGAGAAGTTTCGGAGCGATTACGCCGCCGTGCGCGATCAGGTCGCCAGGGTGGTCGTGGGCCAGCGCGAGATCGTCGATGGCTTGCTGACCTGCCTGTTCACGGGTGGGCACGCGCTGCTCGAGGGCGTACCGGGCATCGGCAAGACGCTCATGGTGCGCACGCTGGCCAGCGCGCTGTCGCTCGACTTCGGCCGGGTGCAGTTCACGCCCGACCTGATGCCCGCGGACATCACCGGCACCACGGTCATCGACGAGGTGAAAACCGAGGGCGGGCACGTCAAGCGGCAGTTTGCTTTCCAGCGTGGGCCGATCTTTGCACAGATGGTGCTGGCCGACGAGATCAACCGCGCGACGCCCAAGACGCAGAGTGCGCTGCTCGAAGCCATGCAGGAGCGCCGGGTGACGGTCGCGGGCACGACGCACGAACTGCCAGCGCCGTTCTTCGTGCTTGCGACGCAGAACCCCATCGAGCAGGAGGGCACGTACCCGCTGCCCGAAGCCCAACTCGATCGCTTCTTCTTCAAGCTGCAGGTGGGCTACGCGTCTCGCGAGGAGATGGGCGAGATCATCGCGCGAACGACCGGGGCCACCCATGCCGACGCCGAGCCGGTGCTCGACTCGGCAACCATTCTGGAGCACCAGAAGCTGGTTCGGCGCGTGGCGGTCACCGATCGGGTGCGGGACTACGCCATCCGTATGGTGCTGAGCACGCACCCGAAGGGTCGCGATTCGGACGGTCGCTTTGCCACGCCCATGGTGAATCAGTACGTGCGGGTCGGCGCCTCGCCGCGTGCGGCCCAGGCACTCATCCTGGGCGCCAAGTGCAGGGCCCTGGTCGACGGCCGCCCTTCCGTGGCGATCGAAGACGTGCAGGCCATCGCCCTGCCGGCGTTGCGGCATCGCATCGTGGTGAACTTCGAGGCCGAGGCGGAAGGCGTCCACAGCGATCCGATCGTTGAGAACATCGTTCAGACGCTGCCGTTGGAGGGCGGGTGA
- a CDS encoding SpoIIE family protein phosphatase — MSTGLVGSPGLLGRVSIRVVLPLLMGLPVALAAFVLVELWSENTTETARRLNASEMAQIHGRINERLATLLETPARATRVQRGHIIDGRLDVADLRSWRQPLFEFTTAMDMLSGLSWGSANGQAVWVFRYPGKLHTEFAIADDRTAAENGSSETGYVVEYAVDAAGDIIDRTGGYPYDPRVRPWYVGAVKLGRPTFLEPYAWLNVDGQATTLGLPFVEPVYARPDVEGSTGDLIGVLSAEIGLEDLSAFLRTLRVGQAGFVLVIDSGGRLIAHSLPPEQVPTIAEVDGLPVAPIAAQSGDARVRDAANHAARVVAEDRESNDSGESSSPSTPPTSIASIASQPMLVRVSSYQEAPGLDWRIITALPEAELLDPVTATRSSSDRAITIAFVSTLLLGLTLGLLATLPVSRLVREIGRVGEGELDEKIEPGATAELGRIAEAVNVMAEDLKDRVRLRESLQVAMEVQKNLLPQGPPTIEGLGIAGHSSYCDETGGDYYDYLHIEGLDDRCAALAIGDVVGHGVAAAMLMATARGILRSRCHEPASLGDLLTHLNELLVHDTGGERFMTMLLVVLDSSDGRMSWASAGHGPPLVYIAREDRFLDLEGGGIPLGLFGSRPYETYETQALAPGDVVVLATDGIWEAKRLDGEFYGMERLRSIVRQSSSQDAQAIADAIREDHLTQCGEHSNDDDVTLVVTRLS, encoded by the coding sequence GTGAGCACAGGACTCGTGGGCAGCCCGGGACTCCTGGGGCGCGTGTCGATCCGCGTGGTGCTCCCGTTGCTGATGGGCCTGCCCGTAGCGCTCGCCGCCTTCGTGCTGGTGGAGCTGTGGAGCGAGAACACCACCGAGACGGCGCGTCGCTTGAACGCCTCGGAGATGGCCCAGATCCACGGCCGGATCAACGAACGGCTGGCCACCCTGCTCGAAACGCCGGCCCGGGCAACACGCGTGCAGCGTGGGCACATCATCGATGGTCGACTGGACGTGGCCGATCTGCGTTCCTGGCGGCAGCCCCTGTTCGAGTTCACAACCGCGATGGACATGCTCAGCGGGCTCAGCTGGGGCAGCGCCAATGGGCAAGCCGTCTGGGTGTTCCGCTATCCCGGCAAGCTCCACACCGAGTTTGCCATCGCAGATGACCGAACCGCGGCGGAGAACGGATCGAGCGAGACGGGGTACGTCGTCGAATACGCCGTGGACGCGGCCGGCGACATCATCGACCGCACGGGCGGCTATCCGTACGACCCGCGCGTCCGACCGTGGTACGTCGGGGCGGTGAAGCTGGGGCGGCCCACGTTCCTCGAGCCCTACGCGTGGCTCAACGTTGATGGGCAGGCCACCACGCTTGGCCTGCCGTTCGTCGAGCCCGTCTACGCCCGCCCGGATGTCGAGGGCAGCACCGGTGATCTGATCGGCGTGCTCTCGGCAGAAATCGGGCTGGAAGATCTCTCGGCTTTTCTGCGCACGCTTCGGGTCGGCCAAGCGGGCTTCGTGCTGGTGATCGACAGCGGCGGACGCTTGATCGCCCACTCGTTGCCTCCCGAGCAGGTGCCCACGATCGCCGAGGTCGACGGCTTGCCGGTGGCGCCCATCGCGGCTCAGAGCGGCGACGCCCGGGTGCGCGACGCGGCGAACCACGCGGCACGGGTGGTTGCCGAGGATCGTGAATCAAACGACTCCGGCGAATCTTCCTCGCCCTCCACGCCGCCGACGAGCATCGCCTCGATTGCGTCACAACCGATGCTCGTGCGTGTCTCGAGCTATCAAGAAGCACCGGGGCTGGACTGGCGGATCATTACCGCCCTGCCAGAAGCCGAGCTGCTCGATCCCGTGACGGCTACGCGTTCGAGCAGCGACCGCGCAATCACGATTGCATTCGTATCGACGTTGTTGCTCGGCTTAACGCTTGGATTGCTGGCGACGCTTCCGGTGTCGCGCCTGGTGCGAGAGATTGGGCGCGTCGGCGAGGGCGAACTCGACGAGAAGATCGAGCCCGGCGCGACGGCCGAACTTGGCCGGATTGCCGAAGCGGTGAACGTCATGGCCGAAGACCTCAAGGACCGCGTGCGACTGCGCGAGAGCCTGCAGGTCGCGATGGAGGTGCAGAAGAACCTGCTGCCGCAGGGCCCGCCCACGATCGAGGGACTCGGTATCGCCGGCCACAGCTCGTATTGCGACGAGACTGGCGGCGACTACTACGACTACCTGCACATCGAGGGCCTGGATGATCGGTGCGCCGCTCTGGCGATCGGCGACGTGGTCGGGCACGGCGTCGCGGCGGCCATGCTGATGGCGACCGCCAGGGGAATCTTGCGCAGCCGTTGCCACGAGCCCGCGAGCTTGGGCGATCTCTTGACGCACTTGAATGAGCTGCTCGTCCACGATACCGGGGGCGAGCGATTCATGACCATGCTCCTGGTCGTGCTGGATTCATCAGACGGACGCATGTCGTGGGCGTCGGCCGGCCACGGTCCGCCGCTGGTGTACATCGCTCGGGAAGATCGGTTCCTGGATCTGGAAGGCGGGGGCATCCCGCTCGGATTATTCGGATCAAGGCCTTACGAGACGTACGAGACCCAGGCACTGGCCCCGGGCGACGTGGTCGTGCTGGCGACCGATGGCATCTGGGAAGCCAAGCGTCTCGATGGTGAGTTCTATGGCATGGAACGCCTGCGGAGCATCGTGCGCCAATCGTCGAGCCAGGACGCACAAGCCATCGCCGACGCCATCCGCGAGGATCATCTGACGCAATGCGGGGAACACAGCAACGACGACGACGTGACGCTCGTCGTCACCCGGCTTTCCTGA
- a CDS encoding ATP-binding cassette domain-containing protein, whose protein sequence is MFGLQGIRKSFGDTPVLAGIDLVIEPRTTVALIGPSGCGKSTLLRLMNGLLVPDAGTVEFDGQPMRGEALTPARRRIGYVVQEGGLFAHLTARNNVTLLGRRLGWNRSRARERSAELAELVQLDASLLDRYPHELSGGQRQRVALMRALANDPEALLLDEPLGALDPMVRADLQDDLKELFDRLDKTVVLVTHDLAEAQHLASRVVLLHEGRIAQDGPHETLLQEPASDFVRRFVSAQRRLHGLEGAAS, encoded by the coding sequence ATGTTCGGGCTGCAAGGCATCCGCAAGTCCTTCGGCGACACGCCCGTGCTCGCCGGAATCGACCTGGTGATCGAGCCTCGCACCACGGTGGCCTTGATCGGCCCCAGCGGGTGTGGAAAGTCGACGCTCCTGCGGTTGATGAATGGCCTGCTCGTGCCCGATGCGGGCACGGTCGAGTTCGATGGACAGCCGATGCGCGGCGAGGCTTTGACGCCCGCACGACGTCGCATCGGATACGTGGTGCAGGAGGGCGGGCTTTTCGCCCATCTCACGGCGCGAAACAACGTCACGCTGCTCGGGCGACGGCTTGGCTGGAATCGAAGCCGGGCGCGTGAGCGATCGGCGGAGCTTGCCGAGTTGGTGCAACTGGATGCGTCTTTGCTGGATCGGTACCCGCACGAACTCAGCGGCGGCCAGCGCCAGAGGGTGGCGCTCATGCGGGCCCTGGCCAACGACCCCGAAGCCCTGCTGCTTGACGAGCCCCTGGGCGCCCTTGACCCGATGGTGCGGGCCGACCTCCAGGATGATTTGAAGGAGCTGTTCGACCGCCTCGACAAGACCGTTGTGCTCGTGACGCACGATCTGGCTGAGGCTCAACACCTGGCCAGCCGCGTGGTGTTGCTGCACGAGGGCCGCATCGCTCAGGATGGTCCGCACGAGACGTTGCTCCAAGAGCCGGCAAGTGATTTCGTCCGAAGATTCGTCAGCGCGCAGCGACGGCTGCACGGGCTGGAAGGGGCGGCGTCGTGA
- a CDS encoding glycine betaine ABC transporter substrate-binding protein → MIRLAVLALVLLATTVRGQETLTIGSKSFTESVLLGELLAEKARRKGLSVEHKASLRGTRLVFEAVRSGAVDVYPEYTGTLLREVFADRGLSTEAELRAALAEAGLAMSDPIGFNNTYAIGVMPPTAEALGLTNISDLRSAPDLRFGFTNEFIERNDGWRALRDAYGLPQTDIQGIDHDLGYQALGSGAIDAKEIYTTDAKIESMGIAVLGDDLGHFPRYDAVWIYRIDLAERMPDAVAAIESLTGVLDEAAMSALNAQVDVEGREERDVARNYFDTGGVSAGVLGLNERIRQAAGEIPLRTGEHAILVGVSMLLAIAIAVPMGVVAARSRGFEQVVLGVSGVLQTIPSLALLALLVSLLAITGQIPTIIALFVYSLLPIVRTTHAGLTQIPQSVQDSARSLGLPRGRMLLDVELPLAVPSIFAGIKTAVVINVGTATLGGFIAAGGYGVPILAGIRRVDTVLILAGLVPAALMAIMLTLLLDVVERAISPAVARKR, encoded by the coding sequence GTGATTCGTCTTGCCGTCCTCGCGCTCGTGCTGCTGGCGACGACCGTTCGTGGTCAGGAAACGCTGACGATTGGTTCAAAGAGCTTTACCGAATCGGTGCTGCTCGGGGAACTCCTGGCCGAGAAGGCCCGCCGCAAAGGGCTCTCGGTGGAGCACAAGGCCTCGCTTCGAGGCACGCGCCTGGTGTTCGAGGCGGTCCGCTCGGGGGCGGTCGACGTCTATCCGGAGTACACCGGCACGCTGTTGCGCGAGGTATTCGCCGACCGGGGGCTGTCAACCGAAGCCGAACTGCGCGCGGCTCTGGCCGAAGCCGGGCTGGCGATGAGCGACCCGATCGGCTTCAATAACACCTACGCGATCGGCGTGATGCCCCCCACCGCCGAGGCCCTTGGGCTGACGAACATCAGTGATCTGCGATCGGCGCCCGACCTTCGCTTTGGCTTCACGAACGAGTTCATCGAACGCAACGACGGGTGGCGGGCGCTGCGCGATGCGTATGGACTTCCGCAGACCGACATCCAGGGCATCGACCACGACTTGGGCTATCAGGCGCTGGGGAGCGGCGCCATCGATGCGAAGGAGATCTACACGACCGATGCCAAGATCGAGAGCATGGGCATTGCCGTTCTGGGAGATGATCTGGGGCATTTCCCCCGCTACGACGCCGTGTGGATCTACCGCATCGATCTTGCCGAGCGCATGCCCGACGCGGTCGCGGCCATCGAATCGTTGACCGGGGTTCTCGACGAGGCGGCCATGTCGGCGCTCAACGCCCAGGTCGACGTGGAAGGCCGCGAAGAACGCGACGTCGCGCGAAACTACTTCGACACCGGCGGCGTCTCGGCCGGCGTACTTGGCCTGAACGAACGGATCCGCCAGGCCGCGGGCGAGATTCCGCTGCGTACGGGCGAGCACGCCATCCTCGTGGGTGTATCGATGTTGCTGGCGATCGCAATCGCCGTGCCCATGGGGGTCGTGGCGGCTCGCTCGCGCGGGTTCGAGCAGGTCGTGCTGGGCGTCAGCGGCGTGCTGCAGACCATCCCCAGCCTGGCGTTGCTCGCGCTGCTGGTCAGCCTGCTGGCGATCACCGGACAGATTCCCACGATCATCGCGCTGTTCGTCTACTCGCTGTTGCCCATCGTGCGGACCACGCATGCCGGTCTCACGCAGATTCCACAGTCGGTGCAGGATTCGGCTCGCTCGCTCGGACTGCCGCGTGGTCGCATGCTGCTGGACGTCGAACTTCCGTTGGCCGTACCCAGCATCTTCGCGGGCATCAAGACGGCGGTAGTCATCAACGTGGGCACGGCCACGCTGGGTGGCTTCATCGCCGCGGGCGGCTACGGCGTGCCGATCCTTGCCGGTATCCGCCGCGTCGACACCGTGCTCATCCTGGCGGGGCTCGTGCCGGCGGCGCTGATGGCCATCATGCTGACGCTGCTCCTGGACGTCGTGGAACGCGCGATCTCACCAGCCGTCGCACGCAAACGTTAG